One genomic segment of Brevibacillus laterosporus LMG 15441 includes these proteins:
- a CDS encoding ABC transporter permease — protein MNSFLQLVADEWRSIYTNKTIRNIVFLVPCVYMLMFGYLYQEKRVMEIPTVVADLDQTELTRELIRAIDNDQTFSVTNVVTTEEELQHLMTYEEAQVGFIIPKGLTVNAKLGKPTEILNLIDGSNMMVSNTSVRAASSLVKTISGGVTLKKLEAKGEWGSAATNFATGIDYRYRILHNPTFNYLAFMIFGLAGTVLQQVAFLSVSLSVTRQKEEGTWMDTLNGNGFVKIALSKITTHMILAMFNFLLTYVLIFKFFAVTYYGSLSLLFLSGFIFNLAVVSIGFAISFFSSNMLQATQTAMLIAVPSFMLSGWTWPITSMPTAIAIIAKSLPLTYFLHSVREIISKGHGWEFVSTDNLILLFMVVVALFVAFVTYMYQKKYTRKNYQSNSETVL, from the coding sequence GTGAATAGCTTTTTGCAATTAGTTGCTGACGAATGGCGATCCATTTATACGAATAAAACGATACGTAATATTGTGTTTCTTGTTCCGTGTGTTTATATGCTCATGTTTGGATATTTGTATCAGGAAAAACGCGTGATGGAAATACCGACAGTGGTAGCAGACCTGGACCAAACGGAATTAACAAGAGAATTGATTAGAGCGATTGATAATGATCAAACGTTTTCAGTAACAAATGTAGTTACAACAGAAGAAGAGTTACAACATCTGATGACCTATGAAGAGGCGCAGGTTGGATTTATCATTCCCAAGGGCTTGACCGTCAATGCCAAATTGGGTAAGCCAACAGAGATTTTAAATCTGATTGATGGAAGTAACATGATGGTTTCCAATACCTCTGTTCGCGCTGCGAGCTCTCTAGTGAAAACAATCTCTGGTGGAGTGACGTTAAAAAAGTTAGAGGCGAAAGGTGAATGGGGCAGTGCGGCAACAAACTTTGCGACAGGGATTGACTATCGCTATCGTATTCTGCATAACCCAACCTTTAACTATCTGGCATTTATGATCTTTGGGTTGGCCGGAACTGTTTTGCAGCAGGTAGCATTCTTGAGTGTTTCTTTAAGCGTAACTCGCCAAAAAGAAGAAGGAACTTGGATGGATACCTTAAACGGAAATGGGTTTGTCAAAATTGCGTTAAGTAAAATAACGACTCATATGATCCTTGCCATGTTTAACTTTTTGCTAACCTATGTACTGATCTTTAAATTTTTTGCTGTTACGTACTATGGAAGCTTGAGCTTACTTTTCCTTAGCGGATTTATTTTCAATCTAGCAGTCGTGTCTATTGGATTTGCTATCTCGTTTTTCTCTTCCAATATGCTACAAGCGACACAAACAGCTATGCTAATCGCAGTACCATCATTTATGCTATCTGGATGGACTTGGCCAATTACTTCTATGCCAACAGCGATTGCGATCATAGCAAAATCCTTGCCGCTCACATATTTCCTACATTCCGTACGAGAAATTATCAGCAAAGGACACGGCTGGGAATTTGTTAGCACCGATAATCTTATATTGCTCTTTATGGTTGTCGTGGCGCTATTTGTGGCATTTGTTACGTACATGTATCAAAAGAAATATACTAGAAAAAACTATCAATCTAATTCAGAAACTGTGTTATAA
- a CDS encoding TetR/AcrR family transcriptional regulator: MSKKKDLIYESALQAFAQYGYTDTTMDTIAEFAQVAKGTLYYHFKTKEELFYYVNQKGVEMLMESVKGATEDSSLTPQERLLHVLDEHLRFFSDNSEFCLLLLSFSSGDITRDNMVRTLLGNYFSLMEKYLANMQEQGFIKSDMETQTVVSALFGSIGFVVLRKMFRNEPVYTLETRDTLLILFKGALGLA; the protein is encoded by the coding sequence ATGAGTAAAAAGAAGGATTTAATTTATGAAAGTGCCCTGCAAGCTTTTGCCCAATATGGGTACACGGATACAACGATGGATACGATTGCAGAATTTGCCCAGGTAGCTAAGGGTACGTTGTATTATCACTTTAAGACAAAGGAGGAGTTATTCTATTATGTAAATCAAAAGGGAGTGGAAATGCTGATGGAGTCCGTCAAAGGGGCGACGGAAGATAGCAGCTTAACGCCACAGGAACGTCTTTTACACGTACTAGATGAGCATTTGCGCTTCTTTTCGGATAACAGTGAGTTTTGTTTATTGCTGTTAAGTTTCTCCTCAGGAGATATAACACGGGATAATATGGTTCGAACATTATTAGGCAATTATTTTTCTTTAATGGAGAAATACCTGGCAAACATGCAGGAACAAGGCTTTATAAAAAGCGATATGGAAACGCAGACAGTGGTATCCGCTTTGTTTGGGAGTATTGGATTTGTGGTTCTTCGCAAGATGTTCCGCAATGAGCCAGTTTATACGCTAGAGACCAGAGATACATTACTCATTTTATTTAAAGGAGCTCTGGGACTCGCTTAA
- a CDS encoding 3-oxoacid CoA-transferase subunit B — protein sequence MGMGEVTKEGTTESYRERIARRAALEVKSGMLINLGIGIPTLVADFIPEEKYVLFHAENGIVGTGPTPQKGEENPNLCNAGGFPVTLMPGASFFDSATAFAVIRRGLLDMTILGVLEVSQRGDIANWIVPGKRVPGMGGAMELAQKAKKVLVLTTHLDKNGRSKIVRECKLPLTAKGSADMIITDMAVMEVKTDGLHLLEVMHPYTVADVIGSTEAELLFSGEVTTFI from the coding sequence ATGGGCATGGGAGAAGTAACAAAAGAAGGTACGACGGAGAGTTATCGGGAACGAATTGCTAGGCGTGCTGCTTTGGAGGTAAAAAGCGGTATGCTGATTAATCTAGGGATCGGGATCCCTACGCTTGTAGCAGATTTTATACCAGAAGAAAAATATGTTTTGTTTCATGCTGAAAATGGCATTGTAGGTACAGGTCCCACTCCCCAGAAAGGAGAAGAAAATCCGAATTTGTGCAACGCGGGAGGCTTTCCTGTTACTTTGATGCCCGGCGCTTCCTTTTTTGATAGTGCCACTGCTTTTGCGGTCATTCGCAGAGGGTTGCTAGATATGACGATTCTTGGGGTGTTAGAGGTAAGTCAGCGTGGTGATATTGCCAATTGGATTGTTCCTGGAAAACGGGTTCCTGGGATGGGCGGTGCGATGGAATTAGCACAAAAGGCAAAGAAGGTTCTAGTCCTTACTACACATTTGGACAAAAATGGCCGCTCCAAGATTGTCCGTGAGTGTAAGCTACCTCTGACCGCAAAAGGAAGTGCTGATATGATAATCACTGATATGGCAGTGATGGAGGTAAAAACGGATGGATTGCATTTATTGGAGGTTATGCATCCATACACCGTAGCAGATGTGATTGGTTCGACAGAAGCAGAGCTGTTATTTAGCGGAGAAGTAACCACTTTTATCTAA
- a CDS encoding DUF3907 family protein, whose translation MSDAHVKQLCEDTFMRLKKVSIEVERFLNQTTLADLIERSGDAEEYEAYYGSYLSDLRRLLVYAENAYEKLGICLRRARFNEEFAEEALYQVYHTCVINFYYPKGEVYDEDGRYSYTGQDCIIFRKEVTPELESLTLGLSRIFEPLRDELQYYETDYITKKRMQPSN comes from the coding sequence ATGTCAGACGCTCATGTAAAACAGTTATGCGAAGATACCTTTATGCGGTTGAAGAAGGTTAGCATAGAAGTGGAGAGATTCCTAAATCAAACTACTTTAGCAGATTTGATTGAAAGATCTGGAGATGCTGAGGAGTATGAAGCTTACTATGGTAGCTATCTTTCTGATTTACGTCGCTTGTTGGTTTATGCAGAGAATGCCTATGAGAAGTTGGGAATTTGTCTTCGACGTGCTCGCTTTAACGAGGAGTTTGCCGAAGAAGCCCTCTATCAGGTGTACCACACCTGTGTAATTAATTTTTACTATCCCAAAGGCGAGGTTTACGATGAGGATGGCAGGTACTCGTACACAGGGCAAGACTGCATTATTTTCCGCAAAGAGGTTACTCCTGAACTAGAGAGCCTAACATTAGGATTATCTCGAATTTTTGAGCCTCTACGTGATGAATTGCAGTACTACGAAACAGATTACATTACGAAAAAGCGGATGCAACCGAGCAATTAA
- a CDS encoding PucR family transcriptional regulator — MSITIREAMQLPDMVQTRLVAGESGLHHPIQWVTIVEIVEDLERLQAGEFLITTGFGLEMNTDKYDQFIPSLAARGLSGVAIHTGFYLREIPALFVQQANQFGLPLIEIPTELNFSTITKAILQPIVNRQFELIRYSEQIHQRLLNVALLGEGLSAIADELSAVTQGEVIITDVLGYELVRTCPQACRPATVDMLSPEDSRQVRSDQSCESISSIELTHPIEAARFTFGAITLRKQQTCRQEWDMIALQHASTLAALACSKDREIAQAEWRLKGDFLDELLSGTFEHNAESEARSRMLGYPLHHHARHLVVALAIPATPSAKEYNFAMLQKLPTLLKRVAEVYQPTYLSKERATEILLLMPEDKASEVFIQKMAKKWLDLYPQHPLAIGISSPRASFDTLSIAVQEAIYAMKCQSALLPALQIQSVSHFDRLAGYQFLFPYHAQPEALQELWKPLLATLLYYDQKHGQQLLETIQVYFEECLNGQKTSQRLFIHRHTLKYRLQQIEQKTAGSLQDASHRWQLQLAIMAYHLQQIFYPDMSGIP; from the coding sequence ATGTCTATAACGATCCGTGAAGCCATGCAGTTACCTGATATGGTGCAAACCAGATTGGTAGCAGGGGAATCTGGATTACATCATCCAATTCAATGGGTCACAATCGTAGAAATTGTAGAGGATTTGGAGCGTTTACAAGCAGGGGAATTTCTTATTACCACTGGTTTTGGTTTGGAGATGAACACGGATAAATACGATCAGTTCATACCTTCACTGGCAGCTCGAGGATTGAGTGGAGTTGCGATTCATACCGGATTTTATTTACGTGAAATTCCAGCGCTTTTTGTTCAACAAGCGAATCAGTTTGGACTCCCTTTAATTGAGATTCCCACAGAGCTTAATTTCTCTACCATCACAAAAGCCATTCTTCAGCCGATTGTGAATCGTCAATTTGAGTTGATTCGCTATTCAGAACAAATTCATCAGCGATTGTTAAATGTAGCTTTGCTAGGCGAGGGTCTTTCTGCCATTGCAGACGAATTATCCGCCGTTACCCAAGGAGAAGTGATTATAACAGACGTACTTGGCTATGAATTAGTTCGTACGTGCCCACAGGCATGTCGGCCTGCTACTGTTGACATGCTCTCACCGGAAGATTCCCGTCAAGTCCGCTCTGATCAAAGCTGTGAATCCATCTCCTCTATCGAATTAACCCATCCAATCGAAGCCGCTCGTTTTACCTTTGGCGCTATCACCTTACGCAAACAGCAAACATGCCGGCAGGAATGGGATATGATCGCTTTGCAGCATGCCTCAACATTGGCTGCCTTAGCTTGCAGTAAGGACAGAGAGATAGCCCAAGCAGAATGGCGTCTGAAAGGTGATTTTTTAGATGAGTTACTAAGCGGAACCTTTGAACATAATGCAGAATCGGAGGCACGCAGCCGTATGTTAGGCTACCCTCTACATCATCATGCCCGTCACCTTGTTGTTGCGCTAGCCATACCCGCTACTCCTTCTGCAAAGGAATATAATTTTGCCATGCTACAAAAGCTACCCACCTTATTAAAGCGGGTAGCAGAGGTTTATCAGCCTACTTATCTCAGTAAGGAACGGGCAACCGAAATCTTATTACTAATGCCTGAGGATAAGGCTAGTGAAGTTTTTATTCAAAAAATGGCAAAAAAGTGGCTTGATTTGTATCCTCAGCATCCGTTGGCAATCGGGATTAGCAGCCCCCGTGCTTCCTTCGATACCTTGTCAATAGCCGTTCAAGAAGCGATCTATGCCATGAAATGCCAGTCAGCTCTCCTCCCAGCACTCCAAATACAGTCTGTATCGCATTTTGACCGACTAGCCGGCTATCAGTTCCTGTTTCCCTATCACGCGCAGCCTGAGGCCTTACAGGAGCTCTGGAAGCCACTCTTAGCCACATTGCTTTACTATGATCAGAAGCATGGACAACAATTGTTAGAGACTATCCAAGTTTATTTTGAAGAGTGTCTGAATGGGCAAAAAACATCACAACGTCTATTTATTCACCGGCACACGCTTAAATACCGTTTACAGCAGATCGAGCAAAAAACCGCTGGATCACTTCAAGACGCATCTCACCGTTGGCAGTTACAGCTAGCCATCATGGCTTATCATTTACAACAAATTTTCTACCCAGACATGTCGGGCATTCCCTAG
- a CDS encoding 3-oxoacid CoA-transferase subunit A: MISQSTWNKEISLEEALEHFHDGMTLMVGGFGGVGNPPTLIQGLLEKQIKGITLISNDTAFPDIGVGRLITQRRVKKVIASHIGSNPNAGAQMTAGELEVEFCPQGILAERVRAGGVGLGGILSDIGIGTIAEEGKQQVIVDGKTFLIETPLTAQVAIVSAKKADRFGNLVFDTSARNFNPLVAMAGDITIVEAEEIVEIGELDPEEIVTPGVFVTYIVQSEGVNWRWAWEK; this comes from the coding sequence ATGATATCACAATCGACCTGGAATAAAGAGATTTCATTAGAAGAAGCATTGGAGCATTTTCATGATGGGATGACATTGATGGTTGGTGGCTTCGGTGGGGTCGGTAACCCTCCTACCTTAATACAGGGACTATTGGAAAAACAAATCAAAGGAATAACACTGATTAGTAACGATACAGCTTTTCCTGATATTGGAGTCGGACGATTAATTACACAGCGCCGAGTAAAGAAGGTCATTGCTTCTCACATTGGCTCTAATCCGAATGCTGGTGCCCAAATGACGGCAGGGGAGCTGGAGGTGGAATTTTGTCCACAAGGCATTTTGGCAGAAAGAGTTCGAGCAGGCGGAGTAGGTCTAGGAGGAATTTTATCTGACATCGGGATCGGTACAATTGCGGAAGAAGGGAAGCAGCAGGTGATAGTGGATGGAAAAACATTTTTAATTGAGACACCGCTAACTGCCCAAGTGGCTATCGTATCTGCTAAAAAGGCAGATCGATTTGGCAATCTTGTTTTTGATACAAGTGCGCGTAATTTTAACCCCTTGGTGGCCATGGCTGGAGATATCACGATCGTGGAAGCAGAAGAAATTGTTGAGATTGGAGAGCTTGATCCTGAAGAAATCGTGACACCGGGCGTGTTTGTAACCTATATTGTGCAAAGTGAAGGGGTGAATTGGCGATGGGCATGGGAGAAGTAA
- a CDS encoding HlyD family secretion protein, with the protein MRENKKMMVGLVGFLAAIVLLGGYLLFSEKNSYAGGSAKQVTAVVEGTEVDLAFKVPGTIDKIDVKEGDKVVEGQLLAVLGSAEIAAKRDQAAAAYQLAQAKLEQAKKGVSVTSGSSDATVKQAQAALQAAQANLQANKNGARPEEIAQLKGKLQATKTARNLAQTNMKRMEDLLKEGAIPKIKWEESQAEFEKYSAEYTATQEQLNMAQKGARPEQIEALTAQVNQANAAYQNAIAGLGQVGLRESDVKSAEAGVKQAKGALDEAEAYLRNTQMIAPVSGIVKSISSQKGELVAQGSSIMTIQVENDKFVKMYVDENQLGNIKVGEKTTLFVPSLNKEVNATVQMVAPAADFATKKATQELNSRDLRAFQVKLQVEDIDVRPGFTVEWHLKGAGARE; encoded by the coding sequence ATGAGAGAGAATAAAAAGATGATGGTTGGTTTGGTTGGATTCTTAGCAGCTATCGTACTTTTAGGTGGATACTTACTTTTTTCTGAAAAAAATAGTTATGCCGGAGGTTCCGCGAAACAAGTAACTGCTGTTGTAGAAGGAACCGAAGTAGATTTAGCCTTCAAGGTTCCAGGAACCATTGACAAGATTGATGTTAAAGAGGGCGACAAAGTAGTTGAAGGTCAACTCTTAGCTGTGCTGGGAAGCGCTGAGATTGCAGCAAAACGCGATCAGGCAGCAGCAGCGTACCAATTAGCTCAAGCGAAATTGGAGCAGGCTAAAAAAGGAGTTTCCGTTACCAGCGGATCAAGCGATGCTACGGTAAAGCAGGCTCAGGCAGCTTTGCAAGCAGCTCAAGCTAATTTACAAGCCAACAAAAACGGGGCTCGTCCAGAAGAGATTGCGCAGCTAAAAGGAAAGCTTCAGGCAACCAAAACAGCTCGCAACTTGGCTCAGACGAACATGAAACGCATGGAGGATTTATTAAAAGAAGGGGCTATTCCAAAAATTAAATGGGAAGAATCTCAGGCTGAATTTGAAAAATACTCCGCTGAATATACGGCAACACAAGAGCAATTAAACATGGCGCAAAAAGGTGCTCGACCAGAACAGATTGAAGCACTTACAGCTCAAGTAAACCAAGCGAATGCAGCATACCAGAATGCAATTGCTGGGCTTGGTCAGGTAGGATTGCGCGAATCTGATGTAAAATCAGCAGAAGCAGGCGTAAAACAAGCAAAAGGTGCTTTGGATGAAGCAGAGGCATACTTGCGCAATACACAAATGATTGCACCTGTTAGCGGTATTGTAAAATCTATTTCCTCACAAAAAGGGGAACTTGTAGCACAAGGCTCTTCTATCATGACAATTCAAGTAGAGAACGATAAATTTGTAAAAATGTATGTGGATGAAAACCAGCTTGGCAACATAAAAGTAGGCGAGAAAACTACATTGTTTGTCCCAAGCTTAAATAAGGAAGTAAATGCGACTGTACAAATGGTGGCACCAGCAGCAGATTTTGCAACGAAGAAAGCAACACAGGAGCTAAACTCCCGTGATTTGCGAGCATTCCAAGTGAAATTGCAAGTGGAGGATATTGATGTACGCCCTGGCTTTACTGTCGAATGGCACCTAAAAGGGGCTGGCGCTCGTGAATAG
- a CDS encoding NAD(P)H-dependent oxidoreductase, translating to MLLKAVILFAHPGTKSFNHAILQQVTESLHKHGITPILRNLYEQKFSPIFSPADMQALESEQVPKAIEEEQTILSESDLLIMIYPVWWWSQPAILKGYIDRIFSDGFAFKYEKNGPVGLLTGKQALVFTTTRESQQEMQASGLDEVVKKQVVDGILRFSGFEPVIYHNFAEVPYVQEAIRETYLQQVGQAIASLKLPVLM from the coding sequence ATGTTATTGAAAGCCGTCATTTTGTTTGCTCATCCTGGAACGAAAAGCTTTAATCACGCTATTTTACAGCAAGTGACAGAGAGTCTGCATAAGCATGGTATCACCCCAATCTTACGTAATTTGTATGAACAAAAATTTTCACCCATTTTTTCTCCCGCTGATATGCAGGCATTGGAATCAGAGCAAGTGCCAAAAGCCATCGAAGAGGAACAAACCATTTTATCGGAATCTGATCTATTGATTATGATTTATCCTGTTTGGTGGTGGTCACAGCCAGCCATTTTGAAAGGCTACATTGATCGTATCTTTTCAGACGGGTTTGCTTTTAAATATGAAAAAAATGGACCTGTTGGTTTGTTAACGGGGAAACAAGCCCTAGTTTTTACAACTACACGAGAATCACAGCAGGAAATGCAGGCAAGCGGTCTAGATGAGGTTGTTAAAAAACAGGTCGTAGATGGTATTTTACGATTCTCAGGATTTGAACCAGTTATCTATCATAATTTTGCAGAAGTACCATATGTGCAGGAAGCTATTCGAGAAACCTATCTACAACAGGTAGGTCAAGCGATTGCTTCGTTAAAACTTCCCGTACTGATGTAG
- a CDS encoding peptidase, translating to MSVSQTLTWQERIREQLQKGRAGAIGLLQEWVREASVQGQEAGIQQKIANHLVEMGLEVDVWEMTGDELEKLEKHAYFVSPRTEFSGSPNVVGVWKGTGGGRSLILNGHVDVVPEGERKQWTQEPFSGEIVDGKLYGRGVTDMKGGNLASLLAIQTLQQLGVRLKGDVIFQSVVEEESGGAGTLSTILRGYKADAALIPEPTNLKIFPKQQGSMWFRLFIRGRSAHGGTRYEGVSAIEKSMTVIRQIQRLEQERNQRMSDPLYAKLPIPIPINLGVIQGGKWPSSVSDLVTMEGRMGVAPGEEMEMAKIEMQAALQKLTEEDEWFVDHPVELEWYGARWVPGEVAMDHPLLARLQELYPSVFGEAAIIEASPWGTDGGLLTKLADTPSIIIGPGVTQVAHYPDEYIVLDDIFACAELFALTLIEWCELAD from the coding sequence ATGAGCGTAAGCCAGACACTAACATGGCAGGAGCGAATTCGTGAACAGCTACAGAAGGGTCGAGCGGGTGCCATAGGCTTGTTGCAGGAATGGGTGCGTGAGGCTAGCGTACAAGGGCAGGAAGCGGGGATTCAGCAGAAAATAGCCAATCACTTGGTAGAGATGGGACTTGAAGTCGATGTGTGGGAGATGACAGGTGACGAGCTTGAAAAGTTGGAGAAACATGCCTATTTTGTTTCGCCACGTACTGAATTTTCAGGTAGTCCGAACGTAGTAGGGGTATGGAAGGGTACGGGAGGAGGACGTTCTCTTATTCTCAATGGCCATGTTGATGTTGTGCCAGAAGGTGAGCGAAAACAATGGACACAGGAGCCGTTTAGTGGAGAAATTGTGGATGGAAAATTGTATGGCCGCGGGGTAACGGACATGAAAGGTGGCAATCTCGCGTCTCTCTTAGCTATTCAAACCCTCCAACAGCTTGGTGTACGTTTGAAGGGCGATGTTATCTTTCAAAGTGTTGTAGAAGAAGAAAGCGGTGGGGCTGGGACCTTATCCACCATTTTACGTGGGTATAAAGCCGACGCTGCTTTAATACCTGAGCCAACAAACCTGAAAATTTTTCCCAAGCAACAAGGCTCCATGTGGTTCCGCTTGTTCATACGAGGCAGATCGGCACATGGAGGTACACGCTATGAAGGAGTTAGTGCCATCGAAAAAAGCATGACCGTAATCAGACAGATTCAGCGCTTAGAGCAAGAGAGAAATCAACGAATGTCAGACCCTTTATACGCGAAATTACCTATACCGATCCCGATTAATCTAGGTGTAATACAAGGGGGAAAATGGCCATCATCTGTTTCGGATTTGGTTACAATGGAAGGACGTATGGGTGTAGCACCTGGAGAAGAAATGGAGATGGCCAAAATTGAAATGCAGGCTGCGTTACAAAAGCTTACTGAGGAAGATGAATGGTTTGTAGATCATCCTGTGGAGCTGGAATGGTACGGTGCCAGATGGGTGCCAGGAGAGGTAGCAATGGATCATCCATTGCTTGCACGATTGCAGGAGCTATATCCGTCTGTTTTTGGAGAGGCAGCGATCATAGAAGCATCGCCATGGGGGACTGATGGAGGTCTATTAACGAAGCTGGCCGATACTCCTTCTATCATTATAGGACCAGGGGTAACCCAAGTTGCACATTATCCCGATGAGTATATCGTCCTCGATGATATTTTTGCGTGTGCTGAGTTATTTGCACTGACTCTCATCGAGTGGTGTGAGCTAGCTGATTGA
- a CDS encoding aspartate aminotransferase family protein, giving the protein MDSKTERKSYVIKPECGKQYPRISHGKGIYLYEESGKRYMDACSGAVTVSIGHAMDEVVDAMRQQAEKVSFAYRSHFSSEAVEELADILASWAPGNVNWSFFVNSGSEATETAQKIAIQYWQEQGRMTKNRILSRWMSYHGITMGALSMSGHVLRRKRFVPLLADYPCISAPYPYRNQQGLDSDAYARQAANELEAAIIRTGAENVAAFIAEPIIGASGGAVVPPDGYFARIREICTKHHILFIADEVMTGVGRTGKNFGIDHWQVTPDVMTLGKGMSSGYTPMAATMVSDSIMQTIADGSGSIMAGHTYSANPQSAAICVSVIRYMQQHQLVQKAEQNGKYLLQHLKQIEQEFDIVGEARGKGLLCGLEFVKNKLTKEPFALSHQVTNRIIQRAFAKGLMIYPAIGGLDGIAGDAVIISPPLIIEQHEIDELIHLLRQTLQEAQAEFTKEGIW; this is encoded by the coding sequence ATGGATAGCAAAACCGAACGAAAAAGCTATGTAATTAAACCTGAATGTGGCAAACAATATCCACGAATTTCTCACGGAAAAGGAATTTATTTATATGAAGAGAGTGGAAAACGTTATATGGATGCTTGTTCAGGGGCTGTAACTGTGAGTATCGGGCATGCGATGGATGAAGTGGTCGATGCTATGAGACAGCAAGCTGAAAAGGTATCCTTTGCTTATCGCTCACACTTCAGTAGTGAAGCAGTAGAGGAGTTAGCGGATATTCTGGCTTCTTGGGCACCTGGTAATGTGAATTGGAGCTTTTTTGTCAACAGTGGATCAGAGGCAACGGAGACAGCTCAAAAAATTGCAATTCAGTACTGGCAAGAACAAGGACGCATGACCAAAAATCGGATTTTATCACGCTGGATGAGCTATCACGGAATTACGATGGGGGCTTTATCCATGTCAGGACATGTGCTAAGACGCAAGCGTTTCGTACCGTTATTGGCAGATTACCCCTGTATATCGGCACCCTATCCCTATCGAAATCAGCAGGGACTTGATAGTGATGCATATGCACGTCAGGCTGCGAATGAGTTAGAAGCAGCCATTATCAGAACAGGAGCGGAAAATGTTGCGGCCTTTATCGCAGAGCCAATTATTGGCGCTTCTGGAGGTGCTGTAGTACCCCCAGACGGCTATTTTGCTCGTATCCGTGAAATTTGTACGAAGCATCACATTTTATTTATAGCCGACGAAGTTATGACAGGTGTGGGGCGTACTGGTAAAAACTTTGGAATTGATCATTGGCAGGTAACGCCTGATGTAATGACGTTGGGGAAAGGAATGAGTTCAGGATATACACCGATGGCAGCCACTATGGTGAGTGATTCTATCATGCAGACGATTGCAGATGGCTCTGGCTCTATCATGGCAGGTCATACCTACAGCGCTAACCCTCAATCAGCAGCGATCTGTGTGTCTGTGATACGTTACATGCAACAACATCAGCTAGTGCAAAAAGCTGAACAGAATGGAAAGTATTTATTACAACACTTAAAACAAATAGAGCAGGAATTTGACATTGTTGGAGAGGCACGTGGGAAAGGATTACTGTGTGGACTAGAATTTGTAAAGAACAAGCTGACGAAAGAGCCATTCGCACTCTCACATCAAGTAACCAATCGAATTATCCAGAGAGCGTTTGCTAAAGGATTGATGATTTACCCAGCTATTGGAGGTTTAGATGGAATAGCAGGCGATGCGGTCATTATTTCGCCTCCGCTTATCATTGAACAGCATGAAATTGATGAATTGATCCATTTACTGCGTCAGACTTTACAGGAAGCTCAAGCAGAGTTCACGAAAGAGGGAATTTGGTAG